A section of the Chryseobacterium ginsenosidimutans genome encodes:
- the sov gene encoding T9SS outer membrane translocon Sov/SprA — MSVSTFAQRRSAAQVRDTAIIKKDYQLADPTQFEAYYDIKSGMYFVYPKVGNTITGPPTAMSPEDYKEFMMAAQTKAYYKEKADRYSLMFRKDKSDAARKGLIPSLTINNRLFETIFGSNKIEIIPSGYASFDFGGLYQKIDNPLILPQNRTSFTFDIDQRIQLGLIGKVGENLQLKANYDTQSGFAFENRMNLVWQAKGSWKDLQQKGLNDVDKPSAGGEDKIIKRVEFGNVNMPLSTSLIRGSQSLFGVKTEFQMGKTYGTVVLSQQQGEARNIVVQGGGVMNTFKLNAIDYEDNQHYFLGHYFLDKYDDALLNYPQINSKISITRMEVWVLDQGNSNLQYQKSIVGIRDLGDAPGVLPDNNQPGFGLYSTINGLPGLRDASTAYNAIKGGNLPVASGGTETYVDGEHFIFNKKARRLNTNEYTLQPQLGYISLNQKLNDNQLLGVSFSYTVNGSNQVYKVGEFSEESTVLMTKLLKPNTTVKTSSPMWNLMMKNIYSLDAGQVNQDGFILNVLYRDPQSGGKVNYLPVANNPQVNNVPLIKLLNWDRLNANGDLQNNGSTTGDGIFDFVNGITIRPETGRVIFTKVQPFGSYIQNVIGSNDPQYVFSDLYSQQKQVATSSNLAQRYTIEGRYKGTQGQGISLGAVNVPQGSVKVSANGVQLTEGIDYTVDYMLGTVTIINDQVKQSGQAINISLENQLTFNTQRKRFLGLNLERRFNEHFILGGTVVNYSESPLTQKVTYGQEAVNNTMAGINLMYNNQLPFLTRLTDKIPLINTEAPSNLNFKMEGAYLLPGLNKGINDQSYIDDFEQTTSKITLKEPTAWSLASKPEKNQSDQLFAGAGKNNDRSEGYGRGLLSWYNIDPRFWGVGGKAPTGITPQSVSNHASRRVLFSEIFNNRDFVAGEQTYTNTFDISYYPAEKGPYNSNANPETTQQRWAGIMRPISVSNFVSSNIEYVEFWMMDPYADGNTLGTAPKLLLQLGNVSEDILKDGQMQYENGLPTPSAPSTTTSSNWGTQPKQPPILYAFSSEGGDRVAQDVGYDGLSSDQEAALYGNTFTNPVTGLSDPAVDDFVFYLSDKFTGNQASSVIQRYKYFRGPEGNSQSNSLEVASQTPDSEDINKDYNLDQSESYNQYEVDLSQGSLNLGANNIVDVKTVEATFQNQQKTQVKWYLFRIPVSQYVTTAGDHDPSVLNNVRFARLLLKGFDQTSTLRFGTMDLVRSDWRKYPNKIFSETVTSPEEGTAGGTALNNNFEVGSVNIEENALNQPPYVLPPGIDRQILSGNAGAQRQNEASLYMKATQLHAEARGVFKNTSLDMRRYKKLKLFVHAHHPDPSSSDLAIGKIDEKTKFFIRLGSDATDNYYEYEASLKITPGTATAPMEIWPMENDVDLNIQDFVDAKIRRDKNFPNNIVQRTKDNVFDPGNTFKSIYIKGRPSLGNVTTIVLGIRNGGDRTTTAIDRVLWVNEIRLSEIENDGGYAGNASLNFNLGDFATVNTSASYTSVGFGNIDSKPAERNQSTQSAFSINTAINVDKFLPEKSGVKIPLNYSYSQTIEDPKYNPLDTDVEFNKAANKEQLKKVARTYTQQRSIGVVNMHKERMNQNRKSKFYDVENISVTAVYNDDFYRDIYTKRNYRQYLRGYVDYNYTFKPWVIRPFNKMISDTAKSTKYLKWVKEFNFNPIPTRFSFRTEVDRNYNELEFRNIDAILSGNYGDDFGAIKNRNFYFGWQYGLGFNFTKSLKLEINSATRTLNDNMDVNMMDNNSIFGNVFRAGRPVLYNHRVQLSYKLPFQYLPYLDFIDAELQYGFTYNWNARSTVLLASPDGSLGSIGQNTNVIQATGTADFTKFFGQFKYFKDLSTKLQKRKQEIDSLNNVYTQQWEKNKYAYKKYKFKNRLTPLQSMAYLLTSIKQLDVNYSENNGTVLPGLLSAPNWYGSGQTLGGPTIGFLFGSQADIRRTVMENGWVSDSEFMTDPYIRMSTRELRANLQVMPMNDLRIDISVLHNYNRNFTHTGFNYRDPNTGVPNPNYTFANDLVTYSNSVILLKTAFKDGAAIYQAIRENARTLSQQMPGQLEADGFKDGYGISNAYILIPAFRAAVEGKAPKLMGDPKKAGIPIPNWKIVYSGLRNVPIINGQFSKFDLLHSYQATYTATGIQSSIDYFNRLNSLTSSGRDINDDYINPFTFAQVGYVENFSPLIGVDMTMRNNVQFGIQYNRLRTLLLGLVNHTLTEDSNSEYVVRVGYIIRNFRLGTNNVRGKGKGKGSDLNIRGDFSLRDSKTSITNILLDDSQITGGQRLMNIKISADYNVSENLNLRVFYEQMTSKYKISTAFPLSTIRAGISATFTFGDSGGF; from the coding sequence ATGTCAGTCAGTACATTTGCACAGAGGCGATCGGCAGCACAAGTGCGTGATACCGCAATTATAAAAAAAGATTATCAGTTAGCTGATCCTACTCAATTTGAGGCCTATTATGATATAAAGAGTGGGATGTATTTCGTATATCCCAAGGTTGGAAATACAATAACTGGGCCACCGACTGCCATGTCTCCCGAAGATTATAAAGAGTTTATGATGGCGGCCCAAACTAAGGCTTACTACAAGGAAAAGGCAGACCGATACAGCTTGATGTTCAGGAAAGATAAAAGTGATGCGGCAAGAAAAGGATTAATTCCTTCGCTGACGATCAACAACAGGCTTTTCGAGACTATTTTCGGGAGTAATAAAATTGAAATTATCCCTTCCGGGTACGCTTCTTTTGATTTTGGAGGATTGTATCAGAAGATTGATAATCCCTTAATTTTACCTCAGAACAGAACAAGCTTTACTTTTGATATTGACCAGAGAATTCAATTGGGATTAATTGGAAAAGTGGGTGAAAATCTTCAGCTGAAAGCGAATTATGATACCCAAAGTGGTTTTGCCTTCGAAAACAGGATGAATTTGGTTTGGCAGGCAAAAGGAAGCTGGAAAGACCTTCAGCAAAAAGGACTGAACGATGTTGACAAGCCAAGTGCCGGAGGTGAAGATAAGATCATTAAAAGAGTAGAATTCGGTAACGTGAATATGCCACTGTCAACAAGTTTGATACGTGGTTCTCAGTCATTATTTGGGGTGAAAACCGAGTTTCAGATGGGTAAAACTTACGGAACTGTAGTGCTGTCACAACAACAGGGTGAAGCTAGAAATATTGTTGTTCAAGGTGGCGGTGTGATGAATACATTCAAATTGAATGCAATTGATTATGAAGATAATCAACACTACTTTTTAGGGCATTATTTCCTTGATAAATATGATGATGCATTATTAAATTATCCTCAGATCAATTCAAAAATAAGTATCACAAGAATGGAAGTTTGGGTCCTGGATCAAGGGAACAGTAATTTACAGTATCAGAAAAGTATTGTCGGTATCCGAGATTTAGGGGATGCTCCAGGAGTTCTTCCTGACAACAATCAGCCTGGTTTTGGTTTGTATTCTACAATAAACGGATTACCTGGATTAAGAGATGCCAGTACGGCTTACAACGCAATTAAAGGGGGAAATCTTCCTGTTGCTTCCGGAGGTACAGAAACTTATGTAGATGGAGAACACTTTATATTTAACAAAAAAGCAAGAAGATTAAATACAAACGAATATACATTACAACCGCAGCTAGGTTATATCTCATTAAACCAAAAACTGAATGATAACCAGCTTTTAGGAGTTTCGTTCTCTTATACGGTGAATGGAAGTAATCAGGTGTATAAAGTAGGGGAGTTCTCAGAAGAAAGTACGGTTTTAATGACCAAGCTTTTGAAGCCGAATACAACAGTAAAAACCTCTTCCCCAATGTGGAATTTGATGATGAAAAACATCTATTCTCTGGATGCGGGACAGGTAAATCAGGACGGATTTATCTTGAATGTTTTATATAGAGATCCGCAGTCAGGAGGTAAGGTAAACTATCTTCCGGTAGCTAATAACCCACAAGTGAATAATGTTCCTTTGATTAAATTATTAAATTGGGACAGGTTGAATGCTAACGGTGACTTGCAGAATAACGGGAGTACAACCGGGGATGGTATTTTCGACTTTGTGAACGGAATTACCATAAGACCTGAAACAGGAAGGGTAATCTTTACAAAGGTTCAGCCGTTTGGTAGTTACATTCAGAATGTGATAGGAAGTAATGATCCTCAATATGTTTTTTCTGATCTTTATAGCCAACAGAAACAGGTTGCTACATCAAGTAATTTGGCACAACGATATACCATTGAAGGTCGTTACAAAGGAACTCAGGGACAAGGTATTTCTTTAGGTGCAGTGAATGTTCCTCAAGGTTCGGTAAAAGTTTCGGCAAACGGAGTTCAGCTGACAGAAGGAATCGACTATACCGTGGATTATATGTTGGGTACAGTGACGATTATTAATGATCAAGTAAAACAATCCGGTCAGGCTATTAATATTTCATTAGAAAATCAATTGACATTTAATACTCAAAGAAAAAGATTCTTAGGATTAAACTTAGAAAGAAGATTTAATGAGCATTTTATTTTGGGTGGAACTGTTGTTAATTATTCAGAATCCCCACTTACTCAAAAAGTAACTTACGGTCAGGAAGCCGTGAATAACACAATGGCTGGAATCAATTTGATGTACAATAACCAGCTTCCGTTCCTTACAAGATTAACAGATAAAATCCCGCTGATAAATACAGAAGCACCATCCAATCTGAACTTCAAAATGGAAGGGGCATATTTACTTCCGGGACTTAATAAAGGAATCAACGATCAGTCTTATATTGATGATTTTGAACAGACAACCTCAAAAATTACATTAAAAGAACCGACAGCCTGGAGTTTAGCTTCAAAACCTGAAAAAAACCAGTCTGATCAGCTTTTCGCAGGAGCCGGTAAAAATAATGACAGATCAGAAGGTTACGGAAGAGGTCTGTTATCATGGTATAACATTGACCCGAGATTCTGGGGTGTAGGTGGGAAAGCTCCAACAGGTATTACGCCTCAGTCTGTTTCAAACCATGCATCAAGAAGAGTTTTATTCTCTGAAATTTTCAACAATAGAGATTTTGTTGCGGGTGAACAGACCTATACCAATACTTTTGATATTTCATATTATCCTGCAGAAAAAGGACCTTATAACTCTAATGCAAATCCTGAAACGACACAACAAAGATGGGCAGGTATTATGAGACCAATCTCGGTTTCTAACTTTGTAAGTTCAAATATCGAGTATGTAGAATTCTGGATGATGGATCCTTATGCAGATGGAAATACTTTGGGGACAGCTCCAAAACTATTATTACAGCTAGGTAACGTGTCAGAAGATATTTTGAAGGATGGACAAATGCAGTACGAAAACGGATTGCCAACTCCTTCAGCTCCGTCTACAACCACAAGTTCGAATTGGGGAACTCAGCCTAAACAGCCACCTATTTTGTATGCTTTCTCAAGTGAAGGAGGAGACAGAGTAGCGCAGGATGTGGGTTATGATGGTTTAAGTTCAGATCAGGAAGCCGCTTTATATGGAAATACTTTTACCAACCCGGTTACAGGATTATCTGATCCGGCTGTTGATGATTTTGTATTCTATCTGTCTGATAAGTTTACAGGAAACCAGGCTTCTTCGGTTATTCAGAGATATAAATATTTCAGAGGTCCAGAAGGAAACTCTCAGAGTAATTCTCTGGAAGTTGCTTCACAGACTCCAGATTCAGAAGATATCAATAAAGATTATAACTTAGACCAAAGTGAAAGCTACAACCAATACGAAGTAGATTTATCTCAAGGAAGTTTAAATTTAGGAGCAAATAATATTGTTGACGTAAAAACTGTTGAAGCAACATTTCAAAATCAACAAAAAACTCAAGTAAAATGGTACTTGTTTAGAATTCCGGTTTCACAATATGTTACAACTGCGGGGGATCATGATCCTTCTGTTCTTAACAATGTAAGATTTGCGAGATTATTATTAAAAGGTTTTGATCAGACATCAACATTAAGATTCGGAACGATGGATCTTGTAAGATCAGACTGGAGAAAATATCCTAATAAAATCTTCAGTGAAACGGTAACTTCTCCTGAAGAGGGAACAGCAGGTGGTACAGCACTTAATAATAATTTTGAAGTAGGAAGTGTAAATATTGAAGAAAATGCATTAAACCAACCTCCTTATGTATTGCCTCCAGGGATTGACAGACAGATTCTAAGCGGAAATGCAGGTGCGCAAAGACAGAATGAAGCTTCTTTGTATATGAAAGCGACGCAATTACATGCTGAAGCAAGAGGAGTGTTTAAGAATACTTCTTTGGATATGAGAAGATATAAAAAATTAAAACTTTTTGTACATGCTCATCACCCTGATCCTAGCAGTAGTGATCTAGCTATTGGGAAGATTGATGAGAAAACTAAATTTTTCATCCGTTTAGGAAGTGATGCAACGGATAATTATTACGAATATGAAGCTTCTCTAAAAATTACTCCTGGAACAGCTACCGCACCAATGGAAATCTGGCCTATGGAGAATGATGTTGATTTAAATATTCAGGATTTTGTAGATGCTAAAATAAGAAGAGATAAAAATTTTCCTAATAATATTGTACAGAGAACAAAAGATAATGTTTTTGATCCGGGGAATACTTTTAAAAGTATTTATATAAAAGGTCGTCCAAGTTTAGGAAATGTTACTACTATTGTTCTAGGGATCAGAAATGGAGGAGACAGAACAACTACTGCTATTGACAGAGTTCTTTGGGTAAACGAAATCCGTCTTTCAGAAATTGAAAACGATGGAGGTTACGCAGGAAATGCAAGTTTGAACTTCAATCTTGGAGATTTTGCAACAGTGAACACGAGTGCCTCTTATACTTCGGTAGGTTTCGGAAATATTGATTCGAAGCCGGCAGAAAGAAACCAGTCAACTCAATCTGCTTTCAGTATTAATACGGCAATTAATGTTGATAAATTCTTGCCGGAAAAAAGTGGAGTTAAAATCCCGTTAAACTACTCATATTCTCAGACCATCGAAGATCCGAAGTACAATCCTTTGGACACAGATGTTGAGTTTAATAAAGCAGCTAATAAAGAACAGCTGAAAAAAGTAGCAAGAACATATACTCAGCAAAGAAGTATCGGGGTTGTAAACATGCATAAAGAGAGGATGAACCAAAATAGGAAGTCAAAATTCTATGATGTGGAAAATATTTCAGTGACTGCAGTTTATAATGACGATTTCTACAGAGATATTTATACAAAGAGAAATTACAGACAATATTTGAGAGGATATGTAGATTACAACTATACTTTCAAGCCGTGGGTAATCAGACCATTTAACAAAATGATCAGTGATACGGCGAAATCTACAAAATATTTAAAATGGGTAAAAGAATTTAACTTTAATCCGATCCCGACGAGATTCTCTTTCAGAACTGAAGTTGACAGAAATTACAACGAATTAGAATTTAGAAATATTGATGCTATTTTAAGTGGAAATTATGGAGATGACTTTGGGGCAATTAAGAATAGAAATTTCTATTTCGGATGGCAGTATGGTTTAGGATTCAATTTCACGAAATCATTAAAACTTGAAATTAATTCTGCAACAAGAACGCTTAATGATAATATGGATGTAAATATGATGGATAATAATTCAATTTTCGGAAATGTTTTCAGAGCCGGAAGACCTGTATTATACAATCACAGAGTACAGTTGAGTTATAAATTACCATTCCAGTATCTTCCATATTTAGATTTTATTGATGCTGAATTACAATACGGATTTACGTATAACTGGAATGCAAGATCTACTGTTTTATTGGCAAGCCCGGACGGAAGCTTGGGATCAATAGGTCAGAATACAAATGTTATTCAGGCAACAGGAACGGCAGATTTTACGAAGTTCTTTGGTCAGTTTAAATATTTTAAAGACCTATCGACTAAACTTCAAAAACGTAAGCAGGAGATTGACTCATTAAATAACGTTTACACTCAGCAATGGGAAAAAAATAAATATGCTTATAAGAAATATAAGTTTAAAAACAGATTAACTCCTCTTCAGAGTATGGCGTATCTGTTAACATCAATCAAGCAATTGGATGTTAATTATTCTGAAAACAACGGAACAGTACTTCCGGGGTTATTATCTGCTCCAAACTGGTATGGTTCTGGACAGACCTTAGGAGGTCCTACAATCGGATTCTTATTTGGTTCACAAGCTGATATCAGAAGAACGGTAATGGAAAACGGCTGGGTGAGTGATTCAGAGTTCATGACGGATCCTTATATCAGAATGTCAACTCGGGAGTTACGTGCGAATTTACAGGTGATGCCGATGAATGATCTTAGAATTGATATCAGTGTATTGCATAATTATAACAGAAACTTTACACATACAGGTTTCAATTACAGAGACCCGAATACAGGGGTTCCAAATCCGAATTATACGTTCGCAAATGATTTGGTGACCTATTCAAACTCTGTCATTTTATTGAAAACAGCGTTTAAAGATGGTGCAGCGATCTATCAGGCAATCAGAGAAAATGCAAGAACTTTATCTCAGCAAATGCCGGGTCAGCTTGAAGCAGACGGATTTAAAGATGGATATGGGATTTCAAATGCATATATTTTAATTCCTGCATTCAGAGCAGCAGTAGAAGGTAAAGCTCCAAAATTAATGGGTGATCCTAAAAAAGCAGGAATTCCGATTCCCAACTGGAAAATCGTTTATTCAGGATTAAGAAATGTTCCTATTATTAATGGTCAGTTCTCGAAGTTTGATCTTTTACATTCTTATCAGGCAACATATACGGCGACAGGAATTCAGTCAAGTATTGATTACTTCAACAGGTTAAATTCATTAACGAGCTCCGGAAGAGATATTAATGATGATTATATTAATCCGTTTACTTTTGCTCAGGTGGGTTATGTAGAAAACTTCTCACCACTGATCG
- the ruvA gene encoding Holliday junction branch migration protein RuvA: MIFSLQGIVQELTPTYAVINVQGVGYYVGISLMTSQTLTLNKETVLFIQQIIREDAHLLFGFNTRSEKEMFNLLISVNGVGAVSALILLSTLSLDEIASAILSKNSALIQKAKGIGIKTAERIIVDLKDKVQKFSNPEENISTFVNNKVKEESLSALEVLGIPKRMSEKLADKIIKQNPDVSIEELVKQILKNI, translated from the coding sequence ATGATATTTTCACTACAAGGCATTGTTCAGGAACTTACACCTACCTACGCAGTAATCAACGTCCAAGGAGTTGGTTACTATGTAGGTATTAGTTTGATGACTTCGCAGACACTTACTTTAAACAAAGAAACCGTACTTTTTATTCAGCAGATCATCAGAGAGGATGCACATTTGCTTTTTGGTTTTAACACTCGTTCAGAAAAAGAAATGTTCAATCTGTTAATAAGCGTTAATGGAGTAGGAGCTGTTTCCGCACTTATTTTATTATCCACTTTAAGTCTTGATGAGATTGCTTCAGCCATACTTTCTAAAAACAGTGCACTCATTCAAAAAGCCAAAGGAATCGGGATAAAAACCGCAGAAAGAATTATCGTAGACCTTAAAGATAAAGTACAGAAATTCAGCAATCCGGAAGAAAATATTTCTACATTTGTGAATAATAAAGTGAAGGAAGAATCGTTATCTGCATTAGAAGTTTTAGGTATTCCAAAACGAATGAGCGAGAAGCTTGCCGATAAAATAATTAAACAAAATCCCGACGTTTCGATTGAAGAGTTGGTAAAACAAATTTTAAAAAACATTTAA
- a CDS encoding NADP-dependent malic enzyme codes for MSNKTHRDEKNFNQAALDYHKAEPKGKIEVIPSKPHSSQRDLSLAYSPGVAVPCMEIHEKPETVYDYTGKGNLVAVISNGTAVLGLGDIGAEASKPVMEGKGLLFKIFADINVFDIEIDEKDPDKFIQIVKGIAPTFGGINLEDIKAPEAFYIEQKLKEELDIPLMHDDQHGTAIISAAALINSLQIANKKIEEVKMVVNGAGAAAIACTNLYISLGLKRENVLMCDSKGVINNKRENLTPEKIDFIANTDIETLEDAVKGSDVFIGLSKGNVMTPEMLSSMNENPIVFALANPDPEIAYDLAIATRKDVIMATGRSDYPNQVNNVLGFPYIFRGALDVQAKGINEEMKLAAVHAIANLAKEPVPEAVILAYNVQNLQFGREYFIPKPFDNRLITKVSSAVARAAIESGVARKTITDFDEYENSLLDRMGRDEKLVRMMQSRAKANPKRITLGNAEEYNVLKAAQILYEEGIAYPSLLGNKKYIKEQMEHFGINLDVPIIDPSDDDQKENRKRYRETLWKLRQRKGMNEYKAKRYVRQRDYFGPLMLRHGDTDGLIVGFSKNYTSVLRPVLEVIEKDKGVDKVAAMMMILSEKKPIFFADTSINQNPTAEDLVNIAKMAEFTVKSFAIEPRIAMLGFENFAAISDTSKKVAKAVSILHEKYPKMVVDGEIQPDFAMNADHLSDYPFSKLGTTPANTFIFPNLESANLSYKIIRGMKVAQVIGPILMGLKQPVHVLQMRSSVDEIVNLATIAVLDAQRREKKDKK; via the coding sequence ATGTCAAACAAAACCCACCGCGACGAAAAGAACTTTAATCAGGCCGCGTTAGATTACCATAAAGCCGAACCTAAAGGAAAGATCGAAGTTATCCCTTCAAAACCACACTCATCTCAGAGAGATTTGTCATTGGCGTATTCTCCGGGGGTTGCAGTTCCTTGTATGGAAATCCACGAAAAGCCGGAAACAGTATATGATTACACAGGAAAAGGAAATCTGGTAGCTGTTATTTCTAATGGTACAGCGGTTCTTGGATTGGGAGATATCGGCGCTGAAGCTTCAAAACCGGTAATGGAAGGAAAAGGTCTTTTGTTTAAAATTTTTGCAGACATCAATGTTTTTGATATTGAAATTGACGAAAAAGATCCCGATAAATTTATTCAGATTGTAAAAGGTATCGCTCCGACTTTTGGAGGAATCAACCTTGAAGATATCAAAGCTCCTGAAGCATTTTATATCGAACAAAAATTAAAAGAGGAATTGGATATACCCTTGATGCACGATGATCAGCACGGAACAGCAATTATTTCTGCCGCTGCATTGATTAACTCTCTTCAGATTGCCAACAAAAAAATTGAAGAAGTGAAAATGGTAGTGAATGGAGCAGGAGCTGCGGCAATTGCCTGTACCAATCTTTATATTTCTTTAGGCTTAAAAAGAGAAAACGTCTTAATGTGCGACAGTAAAGGCGTTATCAATAATAAAAGAGAAAACCTTACGCCGGAAAAAATAGATTTCATTGCCAATACAGATATTGAAACATTGGAAGATGCTGTAAAAGGTTCAGATGTGTTCATTGGTTTGTCTAAAGGAAATGTGATGACTCCTGAAATGTTGAGCAGTATGAATGAGAACCCGATCGTTTTTGCATTGGCAAATCCTGACCCGGAGATTGCTTACGATTTGGCCATTGCTACCAGAAAAGATGTCATCATGGCGACCGGAAGAAGTGATTATCCTAATCAGGTGAACAACGTTCTTGGTTTCCCGTATATTTTCCGTGGTGCACTGGATGTTCAGGCAAAAGGTATTAATGAAGAAATGAAACTGGCAGCCGTTCATGCAATCGCTAATTTGGCGAAAGAACCGGTTCCTGAAGCGGTAATTCTAGCTTATAATGTTCAGAATTTACAATTTGGAAGAGAATATTTTATTCCAAAACCATTTGATAATAGATTGATTACAAAAGTTTCAAGCGCGGTTGCAAGAGCTGCGATTGAAAGCGGTGTTGCGAGAAAAACAATTACCGACTTCGACGAATACGAAAACAGTCTGCTTGACAGAATGGGAAGAGACGAGAAGCTGGTAAGAATGATGCAGAGCCGTGCAAAAGCAAATCCGAAGAGAATCACTTTAGGAAACGCTGAAGAATATAATGTATTGAAGGCGGCACAAATTCTTTATGAAGAAGGTATTGCTTATCCAAGTTTGCTGGGAAACAAAAAATACATCAAAGAGCAGATGGAGCATTTCGGAATCAATTTGGATGTTCCGATTATCGATCCAAGTGATGACGACCAGAAAGAAAACAGAAAAAGATACAGAGAAACGCTTTGGAAGCTTCGTCAGAGAAAAGGAATGAACGAGTATAAAGCGAAAAGATACGTTCGTCAGAGAGATTATTTCGGGCCATTGATGTTAAGACATGGCGATACAGATGGATTAATCGTTGGTTTCTCTAAAAATTATACTTCAGTTCTAAGACCTGTTTTAGAGGTGATCGAAAAAGATAAAGGCGTTGATAAAGTAGCAGCAATGATGATGATTTTGTCTGAAAAGAAGCCTATTTTCTTCGCAGATACTTCAATCAATCAAAATCCAACGGCTGAAGACTTGGTAAATATTGCTAAAATGGCAGAGTTTACAGTAAAATCTTTTGCAATTGAACCAAGAATTGCGATGTTAGGGTTTGAAAATTTTGCAGCGATTTCCGATACTTCTAAAAAAGTAGCTAAAGCAGTTAGTATTCTTCATGAAAAATACCCGAAAATGGTTGTTGATGGAGAAATTCAGCCGGATTTTGCCATGAATGCAGATCATTTGAGCGATTATCCTTTCTCAAAACTGGGAACGACACCTGCCAATACATTCATTTTCCCTAACCTTGAAAGTGCAAACTTATCATACAAGATCATTAGAGGAATGAAAGTGGCACAGGTAATCGGACCGATCTTGATGGGATTAAAACAGCCTGTTCACGTTTTACAGATGCGTTCAAGTGTGGACGAAATTGTAAACCTGGCAACAATTGCTGTCTTAGATGCTCAAAGAAGAGAGAAAAAGGATAAGAAATAA
- a CDS encoding BadF/BadG/BcrA/BcrD ATPase family protein, whose translation MVAIVDSGSTKSDWVILDDFKKIFLKTETIGFNPNFINKELIVPEIEKNTSLTTVKNSIKRIYFYGSGCGVQQNCDTIVEELGKVFTNAEIIVREDLMAAAYAAYQDKPAIVCIMGTGSNSCYFNGENIKIKLPSLGFLMGDEGSGSAIGKQLVRRFFMQKLPADLHQEFEEIYHLTIDEALKNMYHTTRPNAYLADFNKFVVERKDHPYFQKMVFEEMLNFFDYQVLPYEESKEAEINFIGSIAYYYEDILRSAAAELNLNVGQIVQKPIESLVNYHIKYIL comes from the coding sequence ATGGTTGCTATTGTTGATAGTGGTTCTACGAAGTCGGATTGGGTGATCCTTGACGATTTTAAAAAGATCTTCCTGAAAACAGAAACTATTGGTTTCAACCCGAATTTTATCAACAAAGAACTTATCGTTCCCGAAATTGAAAAAAATACAAGCTTAACTACAGTTAAGAATTCCATCAAGAGAATCTATTTTTATGGTTCAGGATGTGGAGTTCAGCAAAACTGTGATACCATTGTTGAGGAATTAGGAAAAGTTTTCACCAATGCTGAAATTATCGTAAGAGAAGATCTTATGGCTGCTGCATATGCTGCATATCAGGATAAACCTGCCATCGTGTGTATCATGGGAACAGGGTCCAATTCTTGTTATTTTAATGGGGAAAATATAAAAATAAAGCTTCCTTCCCTCGGATTTCTGATGGGAGATGAAGGAAGCGGAAGTGCAATTGGAAAACAATTGGTACGAAGATTTTTTATGCAGAAACTTCCTGCAGATCTTCATCAGGAATTTGAGGAAATATACCACTTAACCATCGATGAAGCATTGAAAAATATGTATCATACAACCAGACCAAATGCTTATTTAGCAGATTTTAATAAATTTGTGGTGGAAAGAAAGGATCATCCTTATTTCCAGAAAATGGTTTTCGAAGAAATGCTGAACTTTTTCGACTACCAGGTTCTTCCTTATGAAGAATCAAAAGAGGCCGAAATTAATTTTATCGGTTCTATTGCTTATTATTACGAAGATATTCTACGTTCTGCAGCGGCAGAGCTTAACCTTAATGTGGGACAGATTGTACAAAAACCGATTGAAAGTTTAGTTAATTACCACATTAAATATATACTATAA
- a CDS encoding DUF6705 family protein encodes MKNKLFILTLFLMVISCKTQVIGTLEQFEECSMRPNHDEGCPDLENITYVKDTNNRLDKLVGIWKGNYNGKQYEIKLEKKVNYKDEPTDALSWDMIIGRIQVKDNSGTIIYSSMNKPDNDTYFWGYNFQKRSYVMHFVGNYDCLESGDVFIETRIVNPNEMTLYYSQDKDGFLNPAKCPNFSTDVPLLPTQKMILIKQ; translated from the coding sequence ATGAAAAATAAATTATTTATACTCACATTATTCTTAATGGTTATTTCATGCAAAACGCAAGTAATAGGAACTTTAGAACAATTTGAAGAATGCTCCATGCGACCAAATCATGATGAAGGCTGTCCTGATTTGGAAAATATCACCTATGTAAAAGATACTAATAACAGACTTGATAAGCTGGTTGGGATTTGGAAAGGAAATTATAATGGTAAACAATATGAAATTAAATTAGAGAAAAAAGTCAATTACAAAGATGAACCTACTGATGCTCTTTCTTGGGACATGATAATTGGTAGAATACAAGTAAAAGATAACTCTGGAACTATTATTTATTCTTCTATGAACAAACCTGATAATGATACATATTTTTGGGGCTATAATTTTCAGAAGAGATCTTATGTCATGCATTTTGTGGGTAATTATGATTGCTTAGAATCAGGTGATGTTTTTATTGAAACTAGAATTGTTAACCCAAATGAAATGACATTATATTACTCTCAGGATAAAGATGGGTTTTTGAATCCTGCGAAATGTCCTAATTTTTCAACAGATGTACCGTTGTTGCCAACGCAAAAAATGATATTAATAAAACAGTAA